A window of the Lolium perenne isolate Kyuss_39 chromosome 7, Kyuss_2.0, whole genome shotgun sequence genome harbors these coding sequences:
- the LOC127317666 gene encoding auxin-induced protein 10A5-like, which produces MMVMGYFRAPKKVRGGRKKKKDAAAQEEAAGLRVALLDQPGGGGESALPKGYFAVYVGEEARRFVVPTGYLREPAFRDLMERAADEFGFAQAAGLHVPCAEEDFEELLRQLGRKNGGSGSGRGKKAI; this is translated from the coding sequence ATGATGGTGATGGGCTACTTCCGGGCGCCCAAGAAGGTACGTggtgggaggaagaagaagaaggacgcggcGGCGCAAGAGGAGGCCGCGGGGCTACGGGTGGCGCTGCTGGACCagccgggcggcggcggcgagagtGCGCTGCCGAAGGGGTACTTTGCCGTGTACGTCGGGGAGGAGGCGCGGCGGTTCGTGGTGCCCACGGGGTATCTCCGGGAGCCGGCGTTCCGGGACCTCATGGAGCGCGCCGCCGACGAGTTCGGCTTCGCGCAGGCCGCCGGGCTACACGTGCCCTGCGCCGAGGAGGACTTCGAAGAGCTGCTCCGCCAGCTCGGCCGCAAGAACGGCGGCTCCGGCAGCGGCAGGGGGAAGAAGGCCATTTAG